From Trichoderma atroviride chromosome 1, complete sequence, one genomic window encodes:
- a CDS encoding uncharacterized protein (EggNog:ENOG41~antiSMASH:Cluster_1.3) yields the protein MASVWCPRRWPWTGGRLSADVLDIMLGFNDGTFGIWRLIVSEGRLSVLYRQDKSYVGRLVSVAYSYPYALTAAELGFISLYSFERPRAEPETELASAAADAGASSVSVEEAAKHHGGNEDGDAAEEEQPSIFQVYGEVVKSRTLAHPQVLSSLKSDYSRQPLVLSLRKLKSSAVASIAYSFDTAGGWAIGIQNFDIRPSGSSKPDVITSRVAYTLPAETGHFVTSTQYRPKCPTCSNFPDLFLDDDEGGPAKLCYSHPYLLATMHDNTLVLFVVTATEKSFAISNAMKLYGHTSGIADADITPAGTAVSVSERGDEIRVWDLDGHHDSASVEVRPRVNRSSGDAQDAAASEDAEPRRNWVGTDNQRVTVLRQTSDGRESLVTYDFT from the coding sequence GCCGATGTGCTGGACATTATGCTTGGCTTCAACGACGGCACCTTTGGCATCTGGCGCCTGATTGTCTCTGAGGGGCGGTTGTCTGTCTTGTACCGCCAGGACAAGAGCTATGTGGGCAGACTTGTATCGGTTGCCTACTCGTATCCTTATGCCCTGACGGCTGCAGAACTGGGCTTTATCTCGCTGTATTCATTTGAGCGGCCCAGAGCAGAGCCCGAGACTGAGttggcctctgctgcagctgacgCAGGTGCTTCTTCTGTGTCTGttgaagaggctgccaaaCATCATGGcggcaatgaagatggcgatgcagccGAAGAAGAACAGCCATCCATATTCCAGGTGTACGGCGAGGTTGTCAAGAGCAGAACTCTCGCTCACCCGCAGGTGCTCTCGTCGCTCAAGTCTGATTACTCGCGACAGCCTCTCGTCCTGTCTCTCCGCAAGCTCAAGTCGTCGGCCGTTGCCTCCATCGCCTACTCCTTCGACACTGCTGGTGGCTGGGCCATTGGCATCCAGAACTTTGACATTCGGCCTTCGGGCAGCTCCAAGCCCGATGTCATCACGTCTCGCGTTGCCTACACGCTGCCTGCCGAGACTGGCCACTTTGTCACCTCGACCCAGTACCGGCCAAAGTGCCCTACCTGCTCCAACTTTCCAGATCTGTTCctggatgacgacgagggtGGACCGGCCAAGCTCTGCTACAGCCATCCGTATCTCCTTGCCACCATGCACGACAACACCCTTGTGCTCTTTGTTGTCACTGCCACGGAAAAGTCGTTTGCCATTTCCAATGCCATGAAGCTCTATGGCCACACTTCGGGCATTGCAGACGCCGACATCACCCCGGCGGGCACGGCAGTCAGCGTCAGTGAGCGTGGCGATGAGATTAGAGTCTGGGATCTGGATGGGCACCACGATAGCGCGAGTGTCGAGGTCAGGCCCCGGGTGAATAGGAGCTCTGGCGATGCCCAAGACGCTGCCGCATCAGAGGATGCCGAACCGAGGCGAAACTGGGTTGGGACTGACAACCAGAGGGTGACTGTTCTTCGACAGACGTCGGACGGGAGGGAGAGCTTGGTCACGTATGATTTCACTTGA
- a CDS encoding uncharacterized protein (EggNog:ENOG41~antiSMASH:Cluster_1.3) has product MSEHPAHYSGEFHARKPGSKPMMKGGHQPGIKVGNDRFPESHVELHPPGTAPAEASFRPNSYSEVPGQANNPEVDPSGRSDPLDFPGATSKDVNAGYGRPLQGQEGREVASQLPGKKHTGTKMHGHDHKKGGGLGAVAANVNASDPVREHGWDLPEGVEKGTRGKGNADYPGAEEREPAKADEVAAERF; this is encoded by the exons ATGTCTGAACATCCTGCGCACTACTCGGGCGAATTCCATGCTCGCAAGCCGGGATCCAAACCCATGATGAAAGGAGGC CACCAACCCGGCATCAAAGTCGGCAACGACCGCTTCCCAGAATCTCACGTTGAGCTTCATCCCCCCGGAACCGCCCCAGCCGAAGCATCCTTCCGCCCAAACTCCTACTCAGAAGTCCCCGGCCAGGCCAACAACCCCGAAGTCGACCCTTCTGGGCGGTCAGACCCCCTAGACTTTCCCGGCGCCACTTCAAAGGACGTGAATGCGGGCTACGGCCGTCCATTGCAAGGTCAAGAAGGCCGAGAGGTGGCTTCACAATTACCAGGAAAGAAACACACTGGCACAAAGATGCACGGCCACGATCATAAGAAGGGAGGTGGGCTGGGTGCCGTGGCTGCCAATGTTAATGCTAGCGATCCTGTGAGAGAGCACGGATGGGATCTGCCAGAGGGCGTGGAGAAGGGCACGAGAGGGAAGGGAAATGCGGATTATCCTGGAGCAGAGGAGAGGGAACCTGCAAAGGCGGATGAGGTTGCTGCAGAGAGGTTTTAA
- a CDS encoding uncharacterized protein (antiSMASH:Cluster_1.3~SECRETED:SignalP(1-16)~CAZy:GH20) — protein MRFLLVAVGLASLARSQLLGIPTVPFTITSDKTYDLRNLHTIIVDLSHSSTRDQDGLTLIPPSLWEFAETFQGDLAGIGVNAVVLPGIKAVSNAIYLTLDNDKSQFVNAAGNKTSEGYRLSVTSSGITISGASPLGAWWGTRTVLQQALINDKKLKIGTGIDSPGWSERGMMLDVGRHYYPADFLAELCSYLSFFKQNVLHLHLSDHVWDPAKLGSHQLALELYAGFRIASTDPAVAGLARPTNETYSPSVFDNLQQKCASRGVTILPEFESPGHSMATTDWRPEIALSDFSMLNLSHPETLPTVKSYWKAAINNFHSKIVHIGADEYDSNFINEYSTFVNDMSEYIQSISGKSTRIWGTFPPSHAPGSINVNKDVTVQHWQIGQDNGLFDFIDNGYTIVNSDDYFYLDLKYSDGNQYPKELDIQRVFHGSPDGSAFAPNILDAANATNNPPRDSPNVLGHLAVVWNDWGPNASTYHEAYYMVRNGLPALADKQWGGSLQEQDYAGLFATLQPAVPDQNLDQRIPSKGPTILSYAFGSNIVSSLTATVRDGSGNGYHGSLENGAYVSGGALQLNGRSAHLKTPLTSKGRNYTLSFSVLPKSHGGALFSGPDSSFLNGNGTSTNLMLVADNIAYPVNLTLALNKWSDVKVEAIGPQTFISVGTQRQEVTILMGIWGGYMEEGPMAIEAPLAAIGQGINGQMKNIKLSSDVL, from the exons ATGAGGTTCCTCCTAGTAGCCGTGGGATTGGCTTCCCTAG CTCGCTCGCAACTTCTTGGAATACCGACTGTGCCATTCACCATCACCTCTGACAAGACATATGATTTGAGGAATCTGCATACCATCATTGTTGACCTCTCGCATTCTTCTACACGTGACCAAGATGGCCTCACCTTGATTCCCCCTTCTCTGTGGGAGTTTGCAGAGACTTTTCAGGGTGATCTTGCCGGCATTGGAGTCAACGCAGTGGTGCTTCCAGGCATCAAGGCCGTTTCAAATGCAATTTACCTTACACTCGATAATGACAAATCGCAATTCGTCAATGCCGCGGGAAACAAGACTTCAGAAGGCTACCGTCTCTCCGTCACTTCTTCGGGAATCACCATTAGCGGCGCAAGTCCTCTTGGAGCATGGTGGGGAACGCGAACAGTCCTGCAGCAAGCGTTGATCAATGataagaagctgaagattgGGACGGGCATTGATTCTCCAGGATGGTCCGAGAGAGGCATGATG TTGGACGTTGGTCGTCATTATTACCCAGCAGACTTCCTCGCAGAGCTGTGCTCTTACTTGTCATTCTTCAAGCAAAACgtccttcatctccatctcagtGACCATGTCTGGGATCCCGCCAAGCTCGGTAGCCATCAACTTGCTCTCGAGCTCTACGCAGGTTTCCGCATCGCCTCCACAGACCCAGCAGTTGCTGGTCTCGCACGCCCAACAAACGAAACATACAGCCCTTCTGTATTCGACAACTTGCAGCAGAAATGTGCAAGCCGCGGCGTAACCATCTTGCCAGAGTTTGAATCGCCAGGCCACTCGATGGCAACCACAGACTGGAGGCCCGAGATTGCTCTCTCCGACTTTAGTATGCTGAACTTGAGCCATCCGGAGACGCTTCCCACGGTCAAGTCTTACTGGAAGGCTGCTATTAACAACTTCCACTCCAAGATTGTGCACATCGGAGCGGACGAATACGACAGCAACTTTATCAACGAGTACAGCACTTTTGTCAATGATATGAGCGAGTACATCCAATCCATCTCGGGCAAAAGCACTCGTATCTGGGGCACTTTTCCTCCTTCGCATGCACCAGGCTCCATCAATGTCAACAAGGACGTGACGGTTCAGCACTGGCAGATTGGCCAGGATAACGGACTGTTCGACTTTATCGACAACGGCTACACCATTGTCAACAGCGATGATTACTTTTACTTGGATCTCAAATACTCAGACGGCAACCAATATCCTAAAGAGCTCGACATCCAGCGCGTCTTCCACGGATCTCCCGACGGCAGTGCGTTCGCTCCCAACATTCTCGACGCCGCCAACGCAACCAACAACCCTCCTCGAGACAGCCCCAACGTACTAGGGCACTTGGCTGTTGTGTGGAATGACTGGGGCCCAAATGCCAGCACTTACCACGAGGCCTACTACATGGTTCGCAATGGTTTGCCAGCTCTGGCTGACAAGCAATGGGGCGGCTCGCTGCAAGAACAGGACTATGCTGGTCTATTTGCCACTCTCCAGCCTGCAGTGCCGGATCAAAATCTCGATCAGCGGATTCCCTCCAAGGGTCCAACAATCCTGTCTTACGCCTTTGGCAGCAACATTGTATCGTCTTTAACAGCCACTGTCCGAGATGGCTCCGGGAATGGCTACCACGGCAGCCTCGAAAACGGCGCCTATGTGAGCGGCGGCGCTCTCCAGCTCAACGGACGCAGCGCCCATCTCAAGACGCCTCTAACAAGCAAGGGACGAAACTACACGCTTTCTTTTTCGGTGCTTCCAAAATCCCACGGCGGAGCGCTCTTCTCAGGCCCCGACAGCAGCTTCctcaacggcaacggcacgTCAACCAACCTCATGCTCGTCGCTGACAATATTGCGTACCCAGTCAATCTGACGCTGGCGCTGAACAAATGGAGCGACGTCAAAGTCGAGGCAATCGGGCCTCAAACGTTTATCTCGGTCGGCACTCAACGCCAAGAAGTGACCATCTTGATGGGCATCTGGGGAGGATACATGGAGGAGGGGCCGATGGCAATTGAGGCGCCACTTGCGGCGATTGGGCAGGGGATCAACGGGCAGATGAAGAATATCAAGCTGTCTAGTGACGTATTATAA
- a CDS encoding uncharacterized protein (MEROPS:MER0047718~antiSMASH:Cluster_1.3~SECRETED:SignalP(1-23)~SMCOG1075:alkaline serine protease, subtilase family~EggNog:ENOG41), producing the protein MVAYLRLLPFLGLLLADVTGVAAQGVQGVSKGQKWTKESQSFFVPGAYIVEFEDENDENALFGDLHRHGFSATKRLSINSTIFKGASFQLDSINLDPFSTAARIASVPSVKQAWPVHLLKRPDNATLTAPSSDSSHSDEVANIIRRAKSANDTYSPHVAVQIDKLHNAGITGKGIKIGIIDTGVDFNHPALGGCFGKGCVVTYGTDLVGDDYDGSNTPVPGPEPYANCTGHGTHVTGIIGALSNPVGIIGAAPGAEIGMYRVFGCTGDVGADVAMAGATQAFEDGSDILSLSLGGASGWTEDSFSVLLQRIVDAGVPVAVANGNSGSAGLFTAGTPANGKGVTAVSSVENTMTPYYGTIGYVNTDKTSTAGQLPFVYANGANPLPNTTLPLFAITPNVTTDGTFASCNPLNSNAPADLSGYIVLVQYTLGPCDTWTVAEFLAKNNNAKNILYWLDAPGHTYAPGSDAAGFGMTTQLQGQIWIDQLDGGKELYLTFFDSESAPTGSSFLPNPTNPNTIDTFTSWGPTWQADVNPSISTVGGSILSTYPVWAGSYAVDSGTSMATPLMASIYALLMEARGTKDPKTLLNVLSSTALQLPFYDGTTLYNELAPVAQQGGGLAQAYDAAHATTLLSVSSISFNDTDNFVKKTNFEIKNTGKRSVTYTIGHNPTLTMYTFGDGSTGHYSAPFPNPIADGAAASLAFSQKKITVPAGGSAAVTVVATPPHGLNATEIPVYSGFITLNATSGENLAIPYLGVVGSLAKLPVLDTDFNYMIRETVFVLDPVPANYTYVVPVPTSTVWNETLVPLPDYPAILLQIDAGSPLFRVDLVAVGDTKAKVNTTSVLGADIVGTLPGFPIPFAPKGEWIVAYTGMTQEGIATPAGTYQFLVRAAKVYGDVNNPKDFESMLTQPFNMAYNWTADATSR; encoded by the exons ATGGTGGCATATCTACGCTTGCTGCCCTTCTTGGGCCTGCTTCTGGCAGATGTAACTGGTGTAGCTGCTCAAGGTGTCCAAGGAGTATCCAAAGGACAAAAGTGGACAAAAGAGAGTCAATCTTTTTTCGTTCCGGGCGCCTACATTGTTGaatttgaagatgagaat GATGAAAATGCTTTGTTTGGTGATCTTCATCGACACGGCTTTTCTGCAACCAAGCGATTGAGCATCAACTCCACAATTTTTAAGGGAGCTTCTTTCCAGCTGGATTCCATTAATCTTGATCCATTCTCGACGGCTGCCAGGATTGCATCAGTCCCTTCTGTGAAGCAAGCTTGGCCTGTTCATCTGCTGAAGCGCCCTGATAACGCAACGCTTACTGCTCCAAGTAGCGATTCTAGCCACTCAGATGAAGTTGCAAACATCATCCGCCGAGCAAAGTCCGCCAACGACACCTATTCGCCCCATGTTGCAGTTCAGATCGATAAACTTCACAATGCAGGAATAACGGGCAAGGGTATCAAGATCGGCATCATCGATACTGGAGTTGATTTCAACCACCCTGCTCTGGGTGGATGCTTTGGCAAAGGCTGTGTAGTCACTTACGGAACAGACTTGGTTGGTGATGACTACGATGGCTCCAATACTCCTGTTCCTGGACCTGAGCCATATGCGAACTGTACTGGCCATGGAACACACGTCACTGGCATCATTGGCGCTCTATCAAACCCTGTGGGAATTATTGGCGCTGCCCCTGGAGCAGAGATTGGCATGTACAGAGTCTTTGGCTGCACTGGTGATGTTGGAGCCGATGTTGCCATGGCTGGAGCCACTCAGGCTTTCGAGGACGGATCAGACATTCTCTCACTTTCTCTTGGTGGAGCCTCCGGCTGGACGGAAGATTCATTCTCGGTTCTCTTGCAACGAATCGTAGATGCCGGCGTCCCAGTTGCGGTTGCCAACGGCAATTCCGGCTCGGCAGGACTGTTTACTGCAGGCACTCCGGCCAACGGCAAAGGAGTGACAGCAGTATCGTCTGTCGAGAATACCATGACACCGTATTACGGCACCATTGGATATGTGAACACGGATAAAACTTCCACAGCCGGCCAGCTTCCGTTTGTTTATGCAAATGGAGCAAATCCACTCCCGAATACCACTCTGCCACTGTTCGCAATCACCCCCAATGTCACCACAGATGGCACTTTTGCCTCCTGCAACCCTCTCAATAGCAATGCGCCGGCCGACCTCAGTGGATACATTGTTCTTGTTCAGTATACTCTTGGCCCTTGCGATACCTGGACTGTTGCAGAGTTCCTGGCAAAGAATAACAATGCGAAGAATATCTTGTACTGGCTTGACGCGCCAGGACA CACTTATGCTCCTGGCTCGGACGCCGCAGGCTTCGGAATGACTACACAACTGCAAGGTCAAATCTGGATTGATCAACTAGATGGCGGCAAAGAGCTTTACCTGACCTTTTTCGACTCGGAATCTGCACCCACCGGCTCAAGCTTCCTCCCCAATCCCACCAATCCCAACACCATTGATACCTTCACTAGTTGGGGCCCAACATGGCAAGCAGATGTCAACCCCTCAATCTCCACGGTAGGAGGCTCTATTCTTTCCACGTATCCAGTATGGGCAGGTAGCTACGCCGTTGACAGTGGCACTTCCATGGCTACGCCGCTGATGGCATCGATTTATGCCTTGCTGATGGAGGCACGGGGTACCAAAGACCCCAAGACTCTTTTGAATGTGCTGTCATCGACAGCGCTTCAGCTGCCATTTTATGACGGAACAACGCTGTATAATGAGCTTGCCCCCGTTGCGCAACAGGGCGGTGGGCTGGCTCAGGCCTATGATGCTGCTCACGCAACAACTCTACTTAGCGTTTCAAGCATTTCTTTCAACGACACAGACAATTTCGTCAAGAAGACAAATTTCGAGATCAAGAACACAGGAAAGAGGAGTGTCACGTACACAATCGGCCACAACCCAACTCTCACCATGTACACATTTGGAGACGGCTCTACTGGCCACTACTCTGCGCCTTTCCCGAATCCCATCGCcgatggcgctgcagccagccTTGCCTTTTCGCAAAAGAAGATCACAGTCCCAGCAGGAGGCTCAGCCGCTGTCACTGTCGTTGCAACCCCTCCTCATGGATTGAATGCGACGGAAATACCTGTTTATAGCGGATTCATCACCCTCAACGCTACGAGCGGCGAGAATCTTGCTATTCCATACTTGGGTGTCGTAGgcagcctggccaagctCCCCGTACTGGATACAGACTTCAACTACATGATTCGAGAAACTGTGTTCGTGTTGGACCCAGTCCCTGCAAACTATACATATGTCGTACCAGTTCCAACTTCGACGGTGTGGAACGAGACTCTTGTGCCTTTGCCCGATTATCCGGCAATTCTTCTTCAGATTGATGCTGGATCTCCCTTGTTTCGAGTCGACCTCGTCGCTGTTGGCGATACAAAGGCCAAGGTGAACACAACGAGTGTGCTTGGTGCTGATATCGTTGGCACCCTGCCCGGCTTCCCTATTCCGTTTGCTCCAAAGGGAGAATGGATTGTTGCATACACTGGCATGACTCAAGAAGGCATCGCCACTCCTGCGGGAACTTATCAATTTTTGGTTCGTGCGGCAAAGGTCTATGGTGATGTGAACAATCCCAAGGATTTCGAGAGTATGCTCACTCAGCCATTTAACATGGCATACAACTGGACGGCTGATGCAACATCGAGGTGA
- a CDS encoding uncharacterized protein (EggNog:ENOG41~antiSMASH:Cluster_1.3~SECRETED:SignalP(1-20)) yields MKFTTTAVVAIAAFVESASALGKARVVNKCPYSVTLWSVGSAISAPTTLAQGGSYGETFSRDPVTGGRAIKVTIQSDGLYTGKPETIFATNLQDNTIWYDLSDVFGDAFNGKKVTVSSANTACPTITWSNGVPPAGSQVKNCGADKDVTLTLCA; encoded by the coding sequence ATGAAGTTCACCACCACTGCCGTTGTAGCAATTGCTGCTTTCGTTGAGTCGGCTTCTGCCCTCGGCAAAGCCCGCGTTGTCAACAAGTGCCCCTACAGCGTCACTCTCTGGTCCGTTGGCAGCGCCATCTCTGCGCCAACAACCCTCGCTCAGGGTGGTTCATATGGCGAGACCTTTTCTCGCGATCCTGTCACCGGCGGCCGTGCCATCAAGGTCACGATTCAGTCCGATGGCCTCTACACCGGCAAGCCAGAGACCATTTTCGCCACAAATCTCCAGGACAACACCATCTGGTATGACCTTTCGGATGTCTTCGGTGACGCCTTCAACGGAAAGAAGGTGACTGTTTCAAGCGCAAACACTGCGTGCCCTACAATCACTTGGTCAAACGGTGTTCCTCCTGCGGGAAGCCAAGTCAAGAACTGCGGCGCGGATAAGGATGTGACTCTGACGCTGTGTGCTTAA
- a CDS encoding uncharacterized protein (EggNog:ENOG41~antiSMASH:Cluster_1.3) has product MSNNVQSNNLPLSGVARDGWSTETEATATCFCGAVQVVVPIVAPGLVNTFVCNCFDCRKVTASMFASNFTIDNSYLKFVRGEDNLTRWGNNKTPTSRTEMTNGFCKTCGTLMYRRSEVFPNQSYMRIGTVDDFNLHETKLKPEVEIFTDNRVGWWHGVDGAKAISGALTSASK; this is encoded by the exons ATGAGCAACAACGTTCAATCCAACAATCTCCCTCTTTCTGGCGTTGCCCGAGATGGCTGGTCAACCGAGACCGAAGCCACAGCCACCTGCTTCTGCGGAGCTGTGCAAGTGGTAGTT CCCATTGTAGCTCCAGGCCTGGTCAACACCTTTGTCTGCAACTGCTTCGACTGCCGCAAAGTCACCGCGTCCATGTTCGCCTCCAACTTCACCATCGACAACTCCTACCTCAAGTTTGTTCGTGGCGAGGACAACCTCACTCGCTGGGGCAACAACAAGACGCCCACTTCTAGAACCGAAATGACCAACGGCTTTTGCAAGACCTGCGGCACGCTCATGTACCGCAGGAGCGAGGTTTTCCCCAACCAGAGCTACATGAGAATCGGCACCGTTGACGACTTCAACCTGCACGAAACCAAGCTCAAGCCCGAGGTCGAAATCTTCACTGATAACCGTGTGGGCTGGTGGCACGGAGTGGATGGAGCCAAGGCCATATCAGGTGCTCTCACGAGTGCCTCCAAGTGA